The following are from one region of the Rosistilla carotiformis genome:
- a CDS encoding DUF1501 domain-containing protein, which yields MKSSITRRDLLSAGALAAGGIALPRSASAESSLPSMMGQAEHVISIWLGGGMGQIDTFDPKRKGDPANRKAGAYYDATDTAVPDVQVCEHLSQMAPLMDRVTAVRSVHHEMIDEHAAATNRMHTGRPISGTISYPSIGSIVAHERGAANDIAPPYVLIGYPNVTRGPGFLGARDSYLYLTDTSRGPAGLSRPDGITPDRQSRRERFLATLQQNGAAAAQQRLADYDAAIQQSLKLSGPEFTRVFDLDNEPDDLRQRYGGEFGQRCLLSRRLVERGVRFIEVSHNLNFLNGAGWDVHNAGILQQHKLIQEMDTAVSTLILDLEQKKLLDKTLIVITSEFGRPPEFDSGGGRGHQGRAFTCVLAGGGLAHRGAWGETDELSKKIVSDPVGVPDFFATICAAVGIDWTKNLYAGDRPVPITDRGEPIAKLLQS from the coding sequence ATGAAATCATCTATCACTCGCCGCGACCTGTTGAGTGCAGGTGCGCTGGCCGCAGGCGGAATCGCCCTGCCACGATCGGCCTCCGCCGAATCCTCCCTCCCGTCGATGATGGGCCAAGCCGAGCATGTGATCTCGATCTGGCTGGGCGGCGGCATGGGGCAGATCGACACGTTCGATCCGAAACGCAAAGGGGATCCGGCCAACCGAAAAGCGGGCGCCTATTACGACGCGACCGATACCGCCGTGCCCGACGTGCAGGTCTGCGAGCACTTGTCGCAGATGGCTCCGTTGATGGATCGCGTGACGGCGGTCCGCAGCGTGCATCATGAGATGATCGACGAACATGCCGCGGCGACCAACCGGATGCACACCGGCCGGCCGATCAGCGGAACGATCTCCTATCCGTCGATCGGATCGATCGTCGCTCACGAGCGCGGTGCGGCTAACGACATCGCTCCGCCGTACGTTCTGATCGGTTATCCGAACGTCACGCGAGGCCCCGGTTTCCTGGGAGCTCGCGACAGCTATCTCTATCTGACCGACACCAGTCGCGGACCGGCGGGACTCAGTCGCCCCGATGGGATCACGCCCGATCGCCAATCGCGCCGCGAACGCTTTTTGGCGACGCTGCAACAAAACGGTGCGGCGGCGGCACAGCAGCGACTGGCCGATTACGACGCCGCGATCCAACAGAGCTTAAAGCTGAGTGGTCCGGAATTCACGCGCGTCTTCGATCTCGATAACGAACCGGACGATCTGCGTCAGCGTTACGGAGGGGAGTTTGGGCAGCGATGTCTGCTCAGCCGCCGACTGGTCGAACGAGGCGTCCGGTTTATCGAAGTCTCTCACAACCTGAACTTCTTAAACGGGGCTGGCTGGGACGTGCACAATGCGGGCATCCTGCAGCAGCACAAACTGATCCAAGAGATGGATACCGCCGTCTCGACGTTGATCTTGGACCTGGAGCAAAAGAAGCTGCTCGATAAAACGTTGATCGTGATCACCAGCGAATTTGGCCGGCCGCCGGAGTTTGATAGCGGTGGCGGTCGCGGCCACCAAGGGCGTGCGTTTACGTGCGTCTTGGCCGGCGGCGGGCTGGCGCATCGAGGCGCCTGGGGCGAGACGGATGAACTGTCCAAGAAGATCGTCTCCGACCCGGTCGGCGTCCCCGACTTCTTCGCCACGATCTGCGCCGCCGTCGGAATCGATTGGACGAAGAATCTGTACGCCGGCGACCGCCCGGTCCCGATCACCGATCGCGGGGAACCGATCGCGAAGCTGCTGCAAAGCTAG
- the pgsB gene encoding poly-gamma-glutamate synthase PgsB, which produces MDGTLVMAGGALALSAAGIAESWWHNHNLHKIPVRIHVNGTRGKSSVTRLIAAGLRAGGIRTCAKTTGTVPRMIFPDGSEAAVFRPSRANVIEQRRVVRAAARLGAEALVVECMALQPQLQSLCELQLIQSTHGVITNARADHLDVMGPDVRGVAQALSGTVPVGGTMYTAEQRQIPRDVIAAAAKDRGSKMVSILDDSVAEVTWDELAGFSHIEHPDNLALALRICSDLGVDRQTALRGMWAADADPGVMRLYRIADPEREMVFVNGFAANDPESTGHSWNTLFDRYEKVERRIALFNCREDRIDRSLQLADACVRWRPADHYILSGTGTETFARRAIQKGLSKDRLTCAEHQPAARIVELMQGQSGRSSMVMGMGNIAGPGMDLLNYFQHAQDSGRCETREPQLQEAA; this is translated from the coding sequence ATGGACGGCACTCTGGTAATGGCTGGTGGTGCGCTCGCGTTGTCTGCTGCGGGTATCGCCGAATCTTGGTGGCACAACCACAATCTGCATAAGATCCCGGTACGGATTCATGTTAATGGGACGCGTGGGAAGTCGAGTGTTACGCGCTTAATTGCTGCGGGTTTGCGAGCTGGCGGGATTCGGACGTGTGCAAAGACAACTGGTACCGTGCCTCGGATGATCTTCCCCGACGGCAGCGAGGCAGCGGTCTTTCGTCCCTCGCGAGCCAACGTGATCGAACAGCGACGGGTCGTCCGCGCGGCCGCTCGATTGGGAGCCGAAGCGCTTGTCGTCGAGTGCATGGCGCTGCAACCTCAACTGCAATCGCTGTGTGAATTGCAGCTGATCCAATCGACTCACGGCGTGATCACCAACGCCCGCGCCGATCACTTGGATGTGATGGGACCCGATGTTCGCGGCGTCGCTCAGGCGTTGTCCGGAACCGTGCCGGTCGGCGGAACGATGTACACCGCCGAACAGCGGCAGATACCACGCGACGTGATCGCCGCGGCGGCGAAGGATCGCGGATCGAAGATGGTTTCGATTCTGGACGACAGCGTCGCCGAAGTCACTTGGGATGAACTGGCCGGGTTTTCTCATATCGAACATCCCGACAACCTGGCTCTCGCGCTGCGGATCTGCAGCGATCTGGGAGTCGACCGGCAGACCGCTTTGCGAGGGATGTGGGCCGCCGACGCCGATCCGGGAGTGATGCGGCTGTATCGGATCGCCGATCCCGAGCGGGAGATGGTCTTCGTCAACGGATTTGCCGCCAACGATCCCGAATCGACCGGGCACAGCTGGAACACCTTGTTCGACCGCTACGAAAAGGTCGAACGGCGGATCGCATTGTTCAATTGCCGCGAGGATCGGATCGACCGATCGCTGCAACTGGCCGATGCCTGTGTCCGTTGGCGCCCCGCCGACCACTACATTCTTTCGGGAACGGGGACCGAGACGTTTGCTCGCCGAGCGATCCAGAAGGGACTCTCCAAAGATCGCTTGACCTGTGCGGAGCATCAACCGGCCGCGCGGATCGTCGAATTGATGCAGGGCCAATCGGGGCGTAGCTCGATGGTCATGGGGATGGGAAACATTGCCGGGCCAGGAATGGATCTGCTGAACTATTTTCAACACGCCCAGGATTCGGGCCGCTGCGAAACCCGTGAACCCCAGCTGCAGGAGGCCGCGTAA
- the pgsC gene encoding poly-gamma-glutamate biosynthesis protein PgsC: MDTTLLAIAIGLVVSLVVTEVFGLSVGGMIVPGYIALSMHHPIAVVMTIVAALVTWGIIRQVSRWVILYGRRRVVLTMLFGFVVGTMFRLLATSLAGVPAEDAMNPVVMIGFIIPGLIALWFERQGFIETLSPMMSAAVLVRLTLITIGVENFS; the protein is encoded by the coding sequence ATGGATACCACTTTGCTTGCAATTGCTATCGGCCTGGTCGTCAGTCTGGTGGTGACCGAGGTCTTCGGTTTAAGTGTCGGCGGGATGATCGTGCCGGGATACATCGCGCTGTCGATGCACCACCCGATCGCCGTGGTGATGACGATCGTCGCGGCCCTTGTGACCTGGGGAATCATTCGCCAGGTCTCCCGGTGGGTGATCTTGTACGGCCGCCGACGCGTCGTGTTGACGATGCTGTTTGGATTTGTCGTCGGGACGATGTTCCGTCTGCTGGCGACAAGTCTGGCCGGAGTGCCGGCCGAAGATGCGATGAACCCCGTGGTGATGATCGGTTTCATCATTCCCGGCCTGATCGCGCTGTGGTTTGAACGCCAAGGCTTTATTGAAACACTGTCCCCGATGATGTCGGCGGCGGTGTTGGTTCGTTTGACCTTGATCACCATCGGCGTGGAGAACTTCTCATGA
- the pgsW gene encoding poly-gamma-glutamate system protein: protein MNRQSFLKMNPAQPFQVMYWRPKQISRRWLWAGMLASLAGLFAVEWWPQQVAAPSPQLTAAAEKADEALRHTKDLRIAQGHRALPKLDPSGSHLIGPSMSMVTSKLGSLESKQTSINPNLAAVVVRWLEQAGVEPGDSIAIGASGSWPALNIAVYAAAETLQLKPTIVLSVASSQYGANSPDMMWVDMERQLRDAGIFPESFAAQSASLGGLFDRAAGMTEPTREMLELAATRNGIPVLDVADIEDSVGQRMEIYQNASSDQPYAAYINVGGGSASIGGTTGNACFSAGVHRSTPSDQEVPDCVASRMLAQGVPIVNVVDAKQIAESYGLAIAPAEMPRVGQGSLFSHMTYRRPLAAALICMTWVWMSATVFPRWYLRMTLHLRRVFRRSKRTANALPKQVEWMV from the coding sequence ATGAATCGGCAATCGTTCCTCAAAATGAATCCTGCGCAACCGTTCCAGGTGATGTATTGGCGTCCCAAGCAGATCTCGCGGCGATGGTTGTGGGCTGGCATGCTCGCTTCGTTGGCCGGTTTGTTCGCCGTCGAATGGTGGCCTCAGCAAGTTGCCGCTCCATCGCCTCAATTGACAGCCGCTGCCGAAAAAGCGGACGAAGCGCTCCGCCACACCAAAGATCTGCGGATCGCTCAGGGGCATCGCGCATTGCCCAAGCTGGACCCCAGTGGATCCCACCTGATCGGCCCGTCGATGTCGATGGTCACTAGCAAGCTGGGTTCTTTGGAATCGAAGCAGACCTCGATCAACCCGAACCTCGCGGCAGTGGTCGTCCGTTGGTTGGAGCAGGCGGGCGTCGAGCCGGGAGATTCGATCGCGATCGGGGCCAGCGGATCTTGGCCGGCGCTGAACATCGCCGTCTATGCCGCTGCCGAAACGCTGCAACTGAAGCCGACAATCGTGCTGTCGGTGGCATCGAGCCAATACGGCGCAAACTCCCCCGACATGATGTGGGTCGACATGGAACGCCAGCTCCGCGATGCCGGGATTTTTCCAGAGTCCTTCGCCGCGCAGAGCGCTTCGTTGGGAGGGCTGTTCGACCGCGCGGCCGGGATGACCGAACCAACGCGTGAGATGTTGGAACTGGCTGCGACCCGCAACGGCATCCCCGTGTTGGACGTCGCCGACATCGAAGATTCGGTCGGTCAGCGGATGGAGATCTATCAAAACGCCAGCTCCGATCAACCGTATGCCGCCTACATCAATGTTGGTGGCGGATCGGCTTCGATCGGCGGCACAACCGGGAACGCCTGTTTCAGCGCCGGCGTGCATCGATCGACGCCAAGCGATCAAGAGGTCCCCGACTGTGTCGCTTCGCGAATGCTCGCCCAAGGCGTCCCGATTGTAAACGTCGTCGATGCAAAACAGATCGCGGAGTCCTACGGATTGGCGATCGCCCCGGCAGAGATGCCCCGCGTCGGCCAGGGATCGCTCTTCAGCCACATGACGTACCGTCGCCCGTTGGCAGCGGCATTGATCTGCATGACTTGGGTTTGGATGTCGGCGACCGTCTTCCCTCGCTGGTACCTGAGGATGACGCTTCATCTGCGCCGCGTGTTCCGACGTTCCAAGCGCACGGCCAATGCCCTGCCCAAGCAGGTGGAATGGATGGTGTAA
- a CDS encoding SDR family oxidoreductase, with protein MPETDLNGKVAIVFGAARNMGRAFAESLAQRGAAVAVHHRGASSQEDAQAAANQIVDAGGRAIVVAGDLAESATVAQIFDKVKSEFGRVDFVINCAGVVIKKPFVEYTDEDFDRSFDANAKAAFFVMREAAKEIEDDGRIISLGTSLLGAFTGFYGVYAGSKAPLEDFTRALAKEVGGRGVTVNVVAPGPVDTGFFHGEESPESVAYLSAASVANRRGTIQDIVPMIDFLCSPGSAWVTGQILFVNGGFVTR; from the coding sequence ATGCCTGAAACAGATCTCAATGGCAAAGTCGCGATCGTCTTTGGAGCGGCACGCAACATGGGACGCGCGTTCGCAGAATCGTTGGCTCAGCGTGGCGCCGCGGTGGCGGTCCATCATCGCGGGGCGAGTTCCCAAGAAGATGCCCAGGCGGCTGCGAATCAGATCGTCGATGCGGGGGGACGGGCGATCGTCGTGGCGGGCGATCTCGCTGAATCGGCGACCGTCGCGCAGATCTTCGACAAGGTGAAGTCCGAATTTGGCCGGGTCGATTTTGTTATCAATTGCGCCGGCGTCGTGATCAAGAAACCGTTTGTCGAATACACCGACGAGGATTTCGATCGGTCGTTCGACGCCAATGCAAAAGCGGCTTTCTTCGTCATGCGCGAGGCGGCCAAAGAGATCGAAGACGACGGAAGGATCATCTCTCTGGGAACCTCGTTGCTAGGCGCCTTCACCGGCTTTTACGGCGTCTACGCGGGATCGAAAGCCCCGTTGGAAGACTTCACCCGCGCCCTGGCCAAAGAAGTGGGGGGGCGCGGCGTCACGGTCAACGTTGTCGCTCCCGGACCGGTCGACACCGGGTTCTTCCATGGCGAAGAAAGTCCGGAGTCGGTTGCCTATTTGAGTGCAGCGAGCGTCGCCAATCGACGGGGAACGATCCAAGACATCGTTCCCATGATCGACTTTCTCTGCTCGCCCGGTTCGGCCTGGGTGACAGGTCAGATTCTGTTCGTCAACGGCGGCTTTGTAACACGTTAA